The region CAATTCAATTGCTTCAttgcaatttataaataaatttattacctGTTTCTTATGTTTTTACCTATTTCTAACTCATCtgttttcattcctttttgaatcgaaaaaaaggaaagtatGTGAAgtatatttagtaatttacgttagctttaaatttatattaaaatatatagtaattaGTTATTCCTCCACTGTATGCCTTTCGAATAACCGAACTGTTTAAGACTTATGTTTTTAATTGCTAACGAAGGGTATTATTCCTACTGaataattgtacaatatacGAACATCTTTACACGCATTTCAAGTACTCACATTctgtacaaaaatttataactactaactaataaacaaatttcggCAATGAGTTAATTAAACTTATGGTTCATTTcatgtttatttctttcatgGAGTAATTAGCTGAATTTATAGATAggcattttttttaatctgtATACAGTAGCGTAGAAATTTAAAGTTCGACTATCAATTGGTATCGAATCGTTCGAATCTTCGATATGACAATGTTAAGTGAAAACAATGATAGTTCAAGCAGTTCCGAAGATGAAATATCAAAAGCTGCAATAATAGAAGCAACTGATCACCAATTTCTGAAAGCCAACTGTTTTTCCaacgaaaaatttctaaaCTCAAACGTTTCTACGAAAACGGATGAATACAGTAAGTATCATAACctcatttttgtttctatttcacgtttatttcttattatcacaGAAACTTGTAATAAATGGCaacaaagttttctttcttctttttagatgattcattagaaaataataatgtaaaaaatccCGTGTCATTAAGAAAAGATTTGGAGGAGAAAAAgacattttctaattttggtGTAAGTCCAACATTCCAGAATTATGTTGCAAAAAAGCTGGACGAAATTATTGAGaagtatgtaattaattttacaaagaaatattcaacTCCAGatgaattatttacaatataaatagtatgtatatatctttcatatataccaagaaaaattttctttcagatctattaaagtaaagaagaaaaacataaacagtattataaatgaaagaaaagaaaacgacaaCATTTATGGCATAAAGTTACTTAATTCTTCTGTGCAGTTTTTAAcaactgaaaaagaaaatgaaaagcctcaaaagaaaaggaaaattaaagcCACTATAGATGAGAAAacatatttatcaaaatgtaaaaCAGTAGCTGTAGATCCTGAAcgaatattatcaaaaatagaCACTGAAGCTTGGACaagtaaaaggaaagaacCTGAATTCAATTACAAGAAACTGAAAAATGGTACTCTAGTTGAAAAAACCTAGTCACAGGTTAGGtttaatttaacttaaattaatttgtaatgtatataaataaataattttatatatgagttttataatttgaaaatttattctctTTACTTCTtactatatgtattttataacgtaattgaacattatttttatcactATATCGTGTTACATACT is a window of Bombus pascuorum chromosome 14, iyBomPasc1.1, whole genome shotgun sequence DNA encoding:
- the LOC132914366 gene encoding uncharacterized protein LOC132914366 — protein: MTMLSENNDSSSSSEDEISKAAIIEATDHQFLKANCFSNEKFLNSNVSTKTDEYNDSLENNNVKNPVSLRKDLEEKKTFSNFGVSPTFQNYVAKKLDEIIEKSIKVKKKNINSIINERKENDNIYGIKLLNSSVQFLTTEKENEKPQKKRKIKATIDEKTYLSKCKTVAVDPERILSKIDTEAWTSKRKEPEFNYKKLKNGTLVEKT